A stretch of Bacillus spongiae DNA encodes these proteins:
- a CDS encoding metal-sensitive transcriptional regulator, with the protein MEYDDQIKNRLKRIEGQLRGVLKMMDENKECKEVITQLSAVRSAVDRTVGVIVSSNLVECVVEAEKNGEDADELIKEAVNLLVKSR; encoded by the coding sequence ATGGAATACGATGATCAAATTAAAAATAGATTAAAACGAATAGAGGGGCAGCTTAGAGGCGTTTTAAAAATGATGGACGAAAACAAAGAATGCAAAGAAGTAATAACTCAATTGTCAGCTGTTCGCTCTGCTGTTGATCGAACCGTAGGGGTGATTGTAAGCTCAAACCTAGTAGAATGTGTTGTAGAGGCGGAAAAAAATGGGGAGGATGCGGATGAATTAATTAAAGAAGCTGTCAACCTTCTTGTGAAAAGTAGATAA
- a CDS encoding DsrE/DsrF/DrsH-like family protein encodes MTEKKQTTIVLFSGEYDKVMAAYIIANGAAAYNHEVTIFHTFWGLNALRKDEKVQLEKGFMEKMFSKMMPRGADKMGLTKMNYLGFGPKMIKAVMKKHNSMPLPQLIDMAKDQGVKLVACTMTMDLLGLQQEELLDKIEYAGVGAYLADAENGNVNLFI; translated from the coding sequence ATGACAGAAAAGAAACAAACAACCATCGTATTATTTAGTGGAGAATATGACAAAGTAATGGCGGCTTACATCATTGCAAATGGAGCGGCTGCTTATAATCACGAGGTGACCATTTTCCATACTTTTTGGGGATTAAATGCATTACGTAAGGATGAAAAAGTTCAGTTAGAAAAAGGTTTTATGGAAAAAATGTTTAGTAAAATGATGCCACGAGGGGCTGATAAAATGGGACTGACAAAGATGAATTATTTAGGTTTTGGTCCAAAGATGATTAAAGCTGTGATGAAAAAGCATAATTCGATGCCCCTCCCTCAGTTAATCGATATGGCAAAGGATCAAGGAGTTAAATTAGTTGCCTGTACAATGACGATGGACTTGTTAGGTTTACAACAAGAAGAGTTATTGGACAAAATTGAATATGCTGGTGTTGGAGCGTATTTGGCAGATGCTGAAAACGGAAATGTAAATTTATTTATTTAA
- a CDS encoding rhodanese-like domain-containing protein: MKEKTAMEVELLVNQGKVVNIIDVREAHEVAMGRIPGSENIPLGLIEFRMHELDKSKEYVIVCQSGGRSSRAVNFLTSQGFNVVNMEGGMLSWTGEME, translated from the coding sequence ATGAAGGAGAAGACAGCAATGGAAGTAGAATTATTAGTTAATCAAGGAAAGGTCGTAAATATCATAGATGTACGTGAAGCACATGAAGTAGCAATGGGAAGGATTCCAGGCTCTGAAAATATTCCATTGGGGCTAATTGAATTTCGAATGCACGAACTAGATAAATCTAAAGAGTACGTGATTGTTTGTCAATCAGGTGGGAGAAGTAGTCGTGCAGTAAACTTTTTGACAAGTCAGGGGTTTAATGTGGTTAACATGGAAGGTGGAATGCTTTCTTGGACAGGGGAAATGGAATAA
- a CDS encoding sulfurtransferase TusA family protein, translating to MRNIKVNVTLDAKGLSCPMPIVKTKKAINNLAPGLVLEVQATDRGSIADIKAWCNSTGHQHLGTLEEGNVIKHYLRKSSNEEISEKKHPNVTNNEVLEKKLKEGEKIILLDVREAAEYAFNHIPNALSIPLGELASRISDLNKDDEIYVVCHTGVRSDLAAQKLAEYGFTNVSNVLPGMKQWSGETVSYYKE from the coding sequence ATGAGAAACATTAAAGTAAATGTAACACTAGACGCAAAAGGATTATCATGCCCCATGCCGATTGTGAAAACGAAGAAGGCAATAAATAATCTAGCACCCGGTTTAGTTTTAGAAGTTCAAGCAACAGATAGAGGTTCAATAGCGGACATTAAAGCGTGGTGTAACAGCACTGGTCACCAACATTTAGGTACTCTTGAAGAAGGAAATGTGATTAAACATTATTTAAGAAAGTCTTCTAATGAGGAGATTAGTGAAAAGAAACATCCAAATGTAACGAATAATGAAGTATTGGAGAAGAAATTAAAAGAAGGGGAAAAAATTATTCTCCTTGATGTAAGGGAAGCAGCTGAGTATGCATTTAATCATATCCCAAATGCTTTGTCGATACCTTTAGGGGAATTAGCAAGTCGTATAAGTGATTTAAACAAAGATGATGAGATATATGTCGTGTGCCATACAGGTGTCCGTAGTGACCTTGCTGCACAAAAATTAGCAGAATACGGATTTACGAATGTTAGTAATGTTTTACCGGGTATGAAACAGTGGTCAGGAGAAACAGTTAGTTATTATAAAGAATGA
- a CDS encoding MBL fold metallo-hydrolase, with translation MTVKVMDAKKVTEKIINNEELFILDVRNEIAFEDWKIEGKNFDYLNIPYFDLLDGVEEVIEKIPTDKQVIVVCAKEGSSILIAEMLSDAGHSVSYLKGGMKAWSEHLEPIKIADLTDGGEIYQFVRIGKGCLSYMVISNGEAAIIDSTRMVNTYLDFAERKGVKITHVLDTHLHADHISGGRMMAEKTGATYWLPPKDAGEVTFNYQPLKDGLRMAIGHTAMSIHSLYSPGHTIGSTSFVVDEKFLLSGDILFIDSIGRPDLAGMAEDWVEDLRESLYVRFRNLSDELIVLPAHFMVIDELNEDGSVSEKLGVLYASNHGLNVQDENEFRKLVTENLPPQPNAYQEIRETNMGKRNPNEEKQREMEIGPNRCAVR, from the coding sequence ATGACGGTAAAGGTAATGGATGCAAAAAAAGTAACAGAAAAAATAATAAACAATGAAGAATTATTTATTTTAGATGTTCGAAATGAAATTGCTTTTGAGGATTGGAAAATTGAAGGGAAAAACTTTGATTATTTAAATATTCCTTATTTTGACTTACTTGATGGTGTGGAAGAAGTTATTGAAAAGATTCCAACGGATAAACAAGTTATAGTCGTATGTGCAAAAGAGGGTTCTTCTATTTTGATAGCCGAAATGCTTTCTGATGCAGGTCATTCAGTATCCTATTTAAAAGGAGGAATGAAGGCTTGGAGTGAACATTTGGAACCAATTAAAATAGCAGATTTAACAGATGGGGGTGAAATTTATCAGTTTGTTCGAATCGGAAAGGGCTGTCTCTCTTATATGGTCATTTCAAATGGTGAGGCAGCGATAATTGATTCAACAAGGATGGTAAATACTTATTTAGATTTTGCCGAAAGAAAAGGAGTTAAAATTACGCACGTCTTGGATACCCACTTACATGCAGATCACATCTCTGGTGGAAGAATGATGGCTGAAAAGACAGGGGCAACATACTGGTTGCCTCCAAAGGATGCCGGTGAAGTAACATTTAATTATCAACCTTTAAAGGATGGACTAAGGATGGCAATTGGTCATACAGCCATGTCCATTCATTCCTTATACTCTCCAGGTCATACAATTGGATCAACCTCTTTTGTTGTGGATGAAAAATTCTTACTATCAGGAGATATATTATTTATCGATTCCATTGGAAGACCAGATTTGGCTGGTATGGCAGAGGACTGGGTTGAAGATTTAAGAGAGAGTCTATATGTACGTTTCAGGAATTTATCTGACGAGTTAATCGTTCTGCCTGCACATTTTATGGTAATCGATGAACTAAATGAAGATGGAAGTGTTTCTGAAAAACTCGGAGTACTATATGCATCAAATCATGGATTAAACGTTCAAGATGAAAATGAATTTAGAAAGTTAGTAACGGAAAACTTGCCGCCACAGCCAAATGCTTATCAAGAAATACGGGAAACGAATATGGGGAAAAGGAACCCTAATGAAGAAAAGCAACGGGAGATGGAGATTGGGCCAAATCGATGTGCGGTACGATAA
- a CDS encoding sulfurtransferase TusA family protein, with amino-acid sequence MKTAKVLDAKGLACPMPLVKTKMSIAQLEAGQILEIHTTDKGAKNDLTAWALSGGHELLNYEEENGVLKFWIKKG; translated from the coding sequence ATGAAAACAGCAAAAGTGTTAGATGCAAAAGGGTTGGCATGTCCGATGCCACTTGTAAAAACGAAGATGAGTATTGCTCAACTTGAAGCGGGTCAAATACTGGAAATTCATACAACCGATAAAGGGGCAAAAAATGATCTTACAGCATGGGCCTTATCAGGTGGTCATGAATTATTAAATTATGAAGAAGAGAACGGTGTTTTGAAGTTTTGGATAAAAAAAGGTTAA
- a CDS encoding sulfite exporter TauE/SafE family protein: MDLNFIIIIFLIGFFGSYLSGMLGIGGSIIKYPMLLYIPPIFGLAAFSAHEVAGISAVQVFFATIGGVWAYRKGGYLNKELIGYMGASILIGSFIGGYGSKLMTEAGINIIYGFLALIAAMMMFIPKKGIDDIPLNQVKFNKWVAALLALVVGVGAGIVGAAGAFLLVPIMLVVLKIPTRMTIASSLAITFISSIGTTVGKITTGQVEYYPALIMVIASLIASPLGARAGQKINTKVLQIILAFLIVITAVKIWLDILS, from the coding sequence ATGGACTTAAATTTTATCATAATCATTTTCTTGATTGGCTTTTTCGGTTCATATTTATCCGGTATGCTAGGAATTGGCGGCTCTATTATAAAATATCCCATGCTTTTATATATCCCGCCCATATTTGGGTTAGCAGCTTTTAGTGCACATGAAGTGGCTGGGATTAGTGCTGTTCAAGTGTTTTTTGCGACAATTGGTGGTGTGTGGGCTTATAGAAAAGGCGGATATTTAAATAAGGAATTAATTGGATACATGGGTGCTAGTATTTTAATTGGTAGTTTTATAGGTGGGTATGGGTCAAAGCTAATGACTGAAGCAGGTATAAATATAATATATGGGTTTTTGGCACTCATTGCAGCTATGATGATGTTTATTCCTAAAAAGGGAATTGATGATATACCCCTTAATCAGGTGAAGTTTAATAAATGGGTTGCAGCTTTACTAGCGTTAGTAGTTGGTGTTGGTGCAGGTATTGTAGGAGCGGCAGGTGCCTTTCTGTTAGTCCCGATTATGCTCGTTGTATTGAAGATTCCAACTCGAATGACGATTGCCTCATCATTAGCCATTACATTTATTTCTTCAATCGGAACAACTGTAGGCAAAATTACGACGGGACAAGTTGAGTATTATCCAGCGTTGATCATGGTCATTGCTAGCTTAATCGCATCTCCACTTGGAGCCAGGGCAGGGCAAAAGATTAATACGAAAGTACTACAAATTATTCTAGCGTTTTTAATAGTTATTACAGCTGTGAAAATTTGGTTGGATATTTTATCTTAA